From one Triticum urartu cultivar G1812 chromosome 3, Tu2.1, whole genome shotgun sequence genomic stretch:
- the LOC125547942 gene encoding lecithin-cholesterol acyltransferase-like 1 — protein sequence MVMAIPLLLAQLLLAVALAAVQAAPRLHPVVLVPGYATNELDARLTELYRPSSPCCGARKGEGWFRLYLNYSALQDPANVPCFAEQMRSVYDPAADDYSNVAGVETRVPFFGSTQAFRYPDPDRKNFSYMSTFIERLEKMGYRDGETMFGAPYDFRYAAAPVGRPSRVGDAFFWALKSLVERASGLNGGRPVVIVTHSFGGLLAHQFLVRQPLAWRRRFVGRFVPIAAPWGGLVRGMQTLVSGNNLGLPFIDPRALLRQGRSQQSSLWRLPSPAAFGAATPLVTTKSRNYSAGDMADYLVAIGFGEAVGPYESRVLPLFGRELPHPGVPVTSVVGVGVGTPERIVFPGDDFDVTPFVVAGDGDGVVNLVSAVAVETSWSHGGEDFRMVKVSNMSHNALLVDDRALEIIIREIQRAD from the exons ATGGTCATGGCGATCCCGTTGCTTCTTGCCCAGTTACTACTGGCAGTGGCACTAGCAGCGGTGCAAGCGGCGCCGCGCTTGCACCCCGTCGTCCTGGTGCCGGGCTACGCCACCAACGAGCTGGACGCGCGGCTCACCGAGCTCTACCGGCCGTCGTCGCCGTGCTGCGGGGCGCGCAAGGGGGAGGGGTGGTTCCGCCTCTACCTCAACTACTCCGCCCTCCAGGACCCCGCCAACGTGCCGTGCTTCGCGGAGCAGATGCGCTCCGTGTACGACCCCGCCGCTGACGACTACTCCAACGTCGCCGGCGTGGAGACGCGCGTCCCCTTCTTCGGCTCCACCCAAGCCTTCCGCTACCCCGATCCTGACCGCAA GAATTTCTCCTACATGAGCACGTTTATCGAGCGGTTGGAGAAGATGGGGTACCGCGACGGCGAGACCATGTTCGGCGCGCCCTACGACTTCCGGTACGCCGCCGCACCGGTGGGGCGCCCGTCCAGGGTCGGCGACGCCTTCTTCTGGGCGCTCAAGAGCCTAGTCGAGAGGGCGAGCGGGCTCAATGGCGGCAGGCCGGTGGTGATCGTCACCCACAGTTTCGGCGGCCTGCTGGCGCACCAGTTCCTCGTCCGCCAGCCGCTGGCCTGGCGCCGACGGTTCGTGGGGCGCTTCGTTCCCATCGCCGCCCCGTGGGGCGGCCTCGTCAGGGGAATGCAGACGCTGGTCTCCGGGAACAACCTGGGCCTGCCGTTCATAGACCCGCGCGCGCTGCTGCGGCAGGGCAGGAGCCAGCAGAGCAGCCTGTGGAGACTGCCCAGCCCGGCTGCCTTCGGGGCCGCGACGCCATTGGTGACCACCAAGAGCAGGAACTACTCGGCCGGCGACATGGCGGACTACCTTGTCGCCATTGGGTTCGGCGAGGCCGTCGGGCCGTACGAGTCCCGCGTGCTGCCGCTGTTCGGCAGGGAGCTGCCGCATCCTGgggtgccggtgacctctgtcgtCGGGGTCGGGGTGGGGACGCCGGAAAGGATAGTGTTCCCCGGGGATGACTTCGACGTGACGCCGTTTGTGGTCGCCGGGGACGGCGACGGGGTGGTGAACCTGGTGAGCGCCGTGGCGGTGGAGACGTCGTGGAGCCATGGTGGTGAGGATTTTAGGATGGTCAAGGTGTCCAACATGTCCCATAATGCCCTTCTGGTGGATGATCGAGCGCTCGAGATCATAATCCGAGAGATTCAACGGGCTGATTAG